In Arthrobacter citreus, a genomic segment contains:
- the dinB gene encoding DNA polymerase IV: MTNGPSENRDCTIMHVDMDAFYVSVELLKRPELAGRPIIVGGLGGRSVVLSASYEARRFGVHSAMPMSVAYRQCPQAVILEPHQEDYREVSGRLMAIFESITPLVEPLSVDEAFLDIAGAMRLLGPPRAIGELIRARVAAELGITASVGIAATKFVAKIASTRSKPNGLLLIPRSETVAYLHTLDVSALWGVGAKTRETLARVGISTVEDVARTPVSVLKRLLGATGEHVYELAWGRDPRSVTPVRREKSIGAEETFARDVSDDETLHTELLRLAHKTAARLRAAGMQCRAVSLKLRYADFSTLTRTRTLREPVDSAQLIYEETRALLTALGPRRMSVRLIGLRTERLEPAEGAAVQLTLDGRDDNWRSAEDALDKINARFGELGVMPARLLDPSRRGRSGRGTGHPAPPEQSAD; the protein is encoded by the coding sequence GTGACCAACGGCCCCAGCGAAAACCGCGACTGCACCATCATGCACGTGGACATGGACGCCTTCTACGTCTCGGTGGAATTGCTCAAGCGCCCCGAGCTGGCAGGCCGTCCCATCATCGTGGGCGGCCTCGGCGGCAGAAGCGTTGTCCTGTCGGCCTCCTACGAGGCCAGGCGTTTTGGCGTGCACTCCGCCATGCCCATGTCCGTTGCATACCGGCAGTGCCCCCAGGCGGTCATCCTGGAGCCGCACCAGGAGGACTACCGCGAAGTGTCCGGGCGGCTCATGGCCATCTTTGAATCCATCACGCCGCTGGTGGAACCGCTCAGCGTGGACGAAGCCTTCCTGGACATTGCCGGTGCCATGCGCCTGCTCGGCCCGCCGCGCGCCATCGGCGAGCTGATCCGCGCAAGGGTCGCGGCAGAGCTGGGGATTACCGCCAGCGTGGGCATTGCGGCTACCAAGTTTGTGGCCAAGATTGCTTCCACGCGGTCCAAACCGAACGGGCTGCTGCTGATTCCGCGCAGTGAAACCGTTGCCTATCTCCATACCCTGGACGTTTCGGCGCTCTGGGGCGTCGGCGCCAAAACGCGGGAAACCCTGGCCCGGGTCGGTATTTCCACGGTGGAGGACGTTGCCCGCACCCCGGTCTCCGTCCTCAAGCGCCTGCTCGGCGCCACCGGTGAACACGTGTATGAGCTTGCCTGGGGGAGGGACCCGCGCAGTGTTACTCCGGTGCGCCGGGAAAAGAGCATCGGAGCGGAGGAGACGTTTGCCCGGGATGTTTCCGACGACGAGACGCTGCACACGGAGCTGCTGCGCCTGGCGCACAAGACAGCCGCCCGGCTGCGGGCGGCGGGGATGCAGTGCCGCGCGGTCTCCCTGAAACTGCGCTACGCGGACTTCTCCACTCTCACCCGCACCCGCACGCTGCGTGAACCGGTGGACAGTGCCCAGCTCATTTACGAGGAAACCCGCGCGCTGCTCACGGCGCTGGGGCCGCGCCGGATGAGCGTGCGCCTGATCGGGCTGCGGACCGAGCGGCTGGAGCCGGCGGAGGGGGCGGCGGTCCAGCTGACCCTGGACGGCCGGGACGATAACTGGCGGTCCGCCGAAGACGCCCTGGACAAGATCAATGCCCGTTTCGGCGAGCTCGGCGTGATGCCGGCACGCCTGCTGGATCCGTCCCGCAGGGGCCGCTCCGGCCGGGGAACCGGACACCCTGCGCCGCCTGAACAGTCCGCGGACTAA
- a CDS encoding polyprenyl synthetase family protein: MESLHTPQAAAVEEQARYRKLLGSEMDAFLNEQQAVLQDVSMEALPLLDAVSSLAQGGKRLRALLSYWGWRGAGGPELGQTAVRAGVALELFQSAALIHDDIIDRSDTRRGGPSVHRRFSTAHSEAAWHLDGIHFGSSAAILAGDLCLSLSEEMFAAVGAQAAHGTPARRIFNRMRTEVMAGQYLDILEEVVGPTYEPERAVVRARNILRFKSAKYTTEHPLTLGGALAGASDELLDWYSRFALPLGEAFQLRDDVLGVFGDPAQTGKPAGDDLREGKRTVLVAYALALGGPSAREMIGAALGREDLDDDGVAKLRGLIEESGALTATEALIEGHTRAAFDALHQMPVDDVARAALDSLAHAAVTRTA, translated from the coding sequence ATGGAATCCCTTCACACGCCCCAGGCGGCCGCCGTTGAAGAGCAGGCCCGGTACAGGAAGCTCCTGGGCAGCGAAATGGACGCGTTCCTGAATGAGCAGCAGGCCGTGCTCCAAGACGTTTCAATGGAAGCGCTCCCGCTGCTGGACGCCGTCTCATCCCTGGCCCAGGGCGGCAAGAGGCTGCGGGCGCTGCTCAGTTACTGGGGCTGGCGCGGCGCCGGCGGCCCGGAGCTGGGCCAGACGGCGGTGCGGGCAGGAGTTGCCCTGGAGCTGTTCCAGAGCGCGGCGCTGATCCATGACGACATCATCGACCGGTCCGACACGCGCCGGGGCGGACCCAGCGTCCACCGCCGCTTCAGCACGGCTCACAGCGAGGCCGCCTGGCACCTGGACGGGATCCACTTCGGTTCCTCCGCAGCCATCCTGGCCGGAGACCTGTGCCTGTCACTAAGTGAAGAAATGTTCGCCGCCGTCGGCGCCCAGGCGGCGCACGGGACCCCGGCCCGCCGCATCTTCAACCGGATGCGGACTGAGGTGATGGCCGGCCAGTACCTTGACATCCTTGAAGAGGTGGTTGGGCCGACGTACGAACCCGAACGGGCAGTGGTGCGGGCACGCAACATCCTGCGCTTCAAGTCGGCGAAGTACACCACGGAGCACCCGCTGACCCTGGGCGGAGCACTGGCCGGCGCGTCCGACGAACTGCTGGACTGGTACTCGCGGTTTGCCCTCCCCCTCGGGGAGGCTTTCCAACTGCGCGACGATGTCCTGGGAGTGTTCGGCGACCCGGCGCAGACCGGCAAGCCTGCAGGCGATGATCTGCGCGAGGGCAAACGCACCGTACTGGTTGCCTATGCGCTGGCGCTGGGCGGACCCTCAGCCCGGGAAATGATCGGAGCAGCGCTGGGCCGCGAGGATTTGGACGACGACGGCGTGGCCAAACTCCGCGGCCTGATCGAGGAATCCGGGGCTCTCACCGCCACGGAAGCGCTCATTGAGGGCCATACCCGGGCAGCATTCGATGCACTGCACCAGATGCCCGTGGATGACGTTGCCCGTGCAGCCCTGGACTCACTGGCTCATGCCGCAGTAACCCGCACCGCTTGA
- a CDS encoding Rv2175c family DNA-binding protein yields MTELEELVSDWLTLPDVAEQLNVSITKVHSMLEERALVAVRLGERKIRSIPAAFVSDGAVLDSLKGTISVLIDAGYNDEEMIRWLFTADDSLPGRPVDALREGRKTEIRRRAQALGW; encoded by the coding sequence GTGACTGAACTTGAGGAACTTGTTTCCGACTGGCTGACCCTGCCCGATGTGGCTGAACAACTGAATGTTTCCATTACCAAGGTGCACAGCATGCTCGAAGAGCGTGCACTGGTGGCCGTGCGGCTCGGCGAGCGGAAAATCCGCAGCATCCCGGCCGCCTTTGTCTCCGACGGAGCTGTCCTGGACAGCCTGAAGGGCACGATCTCAGTGCTGATTGACGCCGGCTACAACGACGAGGAAATGATCCGCTGGCTCTTTACGGCGGATGACTCACTGCCGGGGCGTCCCGTGGACGCGCTGCGCGAGGGCCGGAAAACGGAAATCCGGAGGCGCGCGCAGGCCCTGGGCTGGTAG
- a CDS encoding lytic transglycosylase: MPRKLSVAVTTAAIPAVMMSALALAEPAQAAPVGPNATLFPQLPLQAIKNMTAGTANVVAPSQLATLMPVTIAAESSAPSVHRIEAGDTVSSIAARYGLSLDEVLRVNNLQSSSLIFAGEELRLPTAGSSAPEAAPSAPSGTYTVQAGDTLSGIAASHGVSLDSVLAANSLTLTSIIRPGQDIVFSGGAVSAAPDSAAPASAAPAAAGHTVAAGDTLTGIAARHGVSLADLMSANGMDDSSVLYPGDVVALPGAGVTTLATAPVEPAPAESAPADVVPNTFLHYTYPDQVVADANVNKHALNASPVPSRADMQQIVAQTAAEMGVDPALAMAFSFQESGFDQRAVSPANAIGAMQVIPSSGDWASDLVGRQLNLLDPYDNATAGVAIIRSLIRTSDSLETAVASYYQGQYSVTTQGMYEDTRGYVASVLAHRQSFS, encoded by the coding sequence ATGCCCCGCAAACTGAGTGTTGCGGTCACCACCGCAGCGATCCCTGCCGTCATGATGTCAGCACTCGCTCTTGCCGAGCCTGCACAGGCTGCTCCGGTGGGGCCGAACGCGACGCTCTTCCCGCAGCTGCCGCTTCAGGCCATCAAGAACATGACCGCCGGAACCGCCAATGTTGTTGCCCCGTCACAGCTTGCCACTCTGATGCCCGTCACCATTGCCGCTGAGTCCAGCGCACCCTCCGTCCACCGCATCGAAGCGGGAGACACCGTCAGTTCCATCGCTGCGCGCTACGGCCTGTCCCTGGACGAGGTGCTCCGCGTGAACAACCTGCAGAGCAGCTCGCTCATCTTCGCCGGCGAAGAACTGCGCCTGCCCACCGCGGGTTCATCCGCTCCCGAGGCTGCTCCCTCCGCACCCTCCGGCACTTACACGGTGCAGGCCGGTGACACCCTCAGCGGCATTGCGGCGTCGCACGGAGTCAGCCTGGACAGCGTGCTGGCGGCAAACAGCCTGACCCTTACCTCGATCATCCGCCCGGGCCAGGACATCGTCTTCTCCGGCGGCGCGGTCTCCGCTGCACCGGACTCAGCGGCACCTGCCTCCGCCGCGCCCGCCGCGGCCGGCCACACTGTGGCTGCAGGCGACACCCTCACGGGCATTGCCGCCCGCCATGGTGTCAGCCTCGCCGACCTGATGTCAGCAAACGGCATGGATGACAGCTCCGTCCTGTACCCGGGCGACGTCGTTGCCCTTCCCGGTGCCGGCGTGACCACCCTCGCCACGGCGCCGGTGGAGCCGGCTCCGGCTGAATCCGCTCCGGCCGATGTGGTGCCCAATACGTTCCTGCACTACACCTATCCGGACCAGGTGGTGGCTGACGCCAACGTCAACAAGCATGCGCTGAACGCTTCACCCGTGCCCAGCCGCGCGGACATGCAGCAGATTGTTGCGCAGACGGCGGCCGAGATGGGTGTTGATCCCGCCCTGGCCATGGCCTTCTCCTTCCAGGAGTCAGGCTTCGACCAGCGGGCCGTATCTCCCGCGAACGCCATCGGCGCCATGCAGGTCATCCCCAGCTCCGGCGACTGGGCCTCGGACCTGGTCGGGCGCCAGCTGAACCTGCTGGATCCCTATGACAATGCCACTGCCGGCGTTGCCATCATCCGCTCGCTCATCCGCACCAGCGACAGCCTGGAGACCGCCGTCGCCTCCTACTACCAGGGCCAGTACTCCGTGACGACCCAGGGCATGTACGAGGACACCCGCGGCTACGTGGCATCGGTTCTGGCGCACCGCCAGTCCTTCTCCTAA
- a CDS encoding Stk1 family PASTA domain-containing Ser/Thr kinase — MQESGNDPLVGTVVDERYRVLSRIARGGMSTVYLATDLRLDRDVALKVLYPHLAADRGFLDRFEREAKSAARLSHPHVVGVLDQGFADNLAYLVMEYVPGKTLRELLEARTRLTPRLALALLDAVVEGLAEAHDAGMIHRDVKPENVLLADNGSIKIADFGLARAVSTSTNTGTLVGTVAYLAPELVTGTGADERSDVYSAGIMLYEMLTGSQPFTGTAPIQIAFQHVHSTVPAPSAACPGLAADLDELVRWCTDPDPDNRPVDGKALLGELRHIRTSLSDEQLDFHCPEPADQQQSPASGATGATEAIDPHATTALPRPPAGATEVISAAGAAGGAGAYPTEVIRRADNATSVFPAGARGPGNGQFQSDATEYAGGDSAEDSAAEQNGSRAERRQARREAKAADRQSSRDAHRPEVSLRRGRPRRRGALLLVLAVLLVAAALFTGWFFGRGPGAVVAVPDVANVSQEAASAMLRGEGLKYSTSEIHDEIVAAGLAVGTDPDAPAEIRRFQPVTLLISKGPELFDVPNVVQRTLEAATGNITDAGLTVGAVTEEYSETVDAGKVISQFPAPDTQLRRDAAVNLVVSLGPAPVDVPAVVGKSEDEAVELLKNAGLTAQVSPEQVNSRDIPAGSVAVQTPASGQVERGSEVTLTISKGPVMVQVPNVVRRSPDEARAQLEGLGFQVQISELLGGLLGIVQSQDPSGGSMAPEGSVITLRVV, encoded by the coding sequence GTGCAAGAATCCGGAAATGACCCCCTAGTTGGCACCGTAGTGGACGAGCGCTACCGCGTGCTCTCCCGCATTGCCCGCGGAGGAATGTCCACCGTCTACCTGGCCACCGACCTGCGCCTGGACCGCGACGTCGCGCTAAAGGTCCTGTATCCGCACCTGGCCGCGGACCGCGGATTCCTCGACCGGTTCGAGCGGGAGGCGAAATCCGCCGCGCGCCTGTCCCACCCGCACGTCGTCGGCGTCCTGGACCAGGGCTTCGCTGACAATCTCGCGTATCTGGTGATGGAATACGTTCCGGGCAAGACGCTCCGCGAGCTGCTGGAGGCCCGCACCCGGCTGACGCCGCGGCTGGCCCTGGCCCTGCTGGATGCGGTGGTGGAAGGCCTGGCGGAAGCCCATGACGCCGGAATGATCCACCGTGATGTCAAGCCGGAAAACGTGCTGCTGGCGGACAACGGCAGCATCAAGATTGCCGACTTCGGCCTCGCACGCGCGGTGTCCACCAGCACCAACACCGGCACGCTGGTGGGAACTGTTGCCTATCTCGCCCCCGAACTGGTCACCGGCACCGGTGCCGATGAACGCAGCGACGTCTATTCGGCCGGCATTATGCTCTACGAAATGCTTACCGGCAGCCAGCCCTTCACGGGAACGGCTCCCATTCAGATCGCCTTCCAGCACGTCCATTCCACTGTTCCCGCACCGTCCGCGGCGTGCCCGGGGCTGGCGGCGGACCTTGATGAACTGGTCCGCTGGTGCACTGATCCTGATCCGGACAACCGCCCGGTCGACGGTAAGGCCCTGCTCGGCGAACTCCGCCACATCCGCACATCGCTGTCCGATGAACAACTCGATTTCCACTGCCCCGAACCGGCGGACCAGCAGCAGTCCCCCGCATCCGGGGCCACCGGGGCCACTGAGGCCATCGATCCCCACGCCACCACGGCACTCCCCCGGCCTCCGGCCGGAGCCACGGAAGTGATCTCAGCGGCCGGAGCTGCGGGCGGGGCCGGCGCATATCCCACCGAAGTGATTCGGCGCGCGGACAACGCCACATCCGTTTTTCCCGCCGGTGCGCGCGGACCCGGGAACGGGCAGTTCCAGTCGGACGCAACCGAATACGCCGGCGGTGACAGCGCTGAGGACTCCGCCGCGGAGCAGAACGGGTCCCGCGCCGAACGGCGGCAGGCCCGCCGCGAGGCCAAGGCCGCTGACCGGCAGTCCAGCCGCGACGCGCACCGCCCCGAGGTGTCGCTGCGCCGGGGACGGCCCCGGCGCCGCGGAGCCCTGCTGCTCGTGCTCGCCGTGCTGCTCGTTGCCGCTGCTCTCTTTACCGGCTGGTTCTTCGGCCGCGGGCCCGGCGCCGTTGTTGCCGTCCCCGACGTCGCCAACGTTTCACAGGAGGCGGCATCCGCAATGCTGCGCGGGGAGGGCCTGAAGTACTCCACCAGCGAGATCCACGACGAAATTGTTGCCGCCGGGCTGGCCGTGGGAACCGACCCGGACGCACCGGCGGAGATCCGCCGCTTCCAGCCGGTAACACTGCTCATCAGCAAAGGACCGGAGCTGTTCGATGTCCCCAACGTGGTGCAGCGGACTCTCGAGGCAGCAACCGGCAACATCACCGATGCCGGACTCACCGTGGGTGCCGTCACCGAGGAATACAGCGAAACCGTCGACGCCGGGAAAGTCATCAGCCAGTTTCCCGCACCTGACACGCAGCTGCGGCGGGACGCAGCGGTAAACCTCGTGGTCTCCCTGGGCCCGGCGCCCGTGGACGTGCCGGCAGTGGTCGGAAAGTCGGAGGACGAGGCGGTGGAGCTCCTCAAAAACGCCGGGCTGACGGCCCAGGTCTCCCCTGAGCAGGTCAACAGCCGGGACATTCCGGCCGGTTCCGTAGCCGTGCAAACACCGGCATCGGGGCAGGTGGAGCGCGGTTCGGAGGTAACGCTGACCATCTCGAAGGGACCGGTCATGGTGCAGGTGCCGAATGTGGTCCGCCGGTCCCCGGATGAGGCACGTGCTCAGCTGGAAGGCCTGGGCTTCCAAGTGCAGATCAGCGAACTGCTGGGCGGACTCCTGGGCATTGTCCAGTCACAGGATCCCAGCGGAGGCTCCATGGCACCCGAGGGATCCGTCATCACCCTCAGGGTTGTCTAG
- a CDS encoding class II 3-deoxy-7-phosphoheptulonate synthase produces MTYTPVDNVSDFSTAPKPGAADYPGLDDWRSLPALQQPSWNDHPGYPAAVAELSMVPPLVFAGEVDILRDRLAAAAQGKAFLLQGGDCAETFDGATADKISARVKTILQMAVVLTYGASLPVIKMGRMAGQFAKPRSSNDETRAGVTLPAYRGDMVNGYDFTPESREHNPARMVRAYHTSASTLNLIRAFTQGGFADLRLVHHWNKGFTANPAHSRYESLAREIDRAVRFMDACGADFEALKRVEFFASHEALLLDYERALTRIDSRTGKPYDTSAHFLWIGERTRDLDSAHVEFLSKVRNPIGVKLGPNTKPEDALALIDKLDPEREPGRLTFITRMGAKNIREKLPPLVERVTASGAQVLWVTDPMHGNTVTSPNGYKTRNFDDVMDEVRGFFEVHNSLGTFPGGLHVEMTGDDVAECLGGADPIDQEAFVEGYESVCDPRLNHMQSLEMAFLVAGALSRQG; encoded by the coding sequence GTGACTTACACTCCTGTAGACAACGTGTCAGATTTTTCCACTGCCCCCAAGCCGGGCGCGGCGGACTATCCCGGCCTCGATGACTGGCGGTCCCTGCCGGCTCTCCAGCAGCCGTCATGGAACGACCACCCGGGGTATCCGGCTGCTGTGGCGGAACTGTCGATGGTTCCTCCGCTGGTCTTCGCGGGAGAAGTCGATATTCTCCGGGACCGGCTGGCCGCGGCAGCCCAGGGCAAGGCCTTCCTGCTCCAGGGCGGGGACTGCGCTGAGACCTTTGACGGCGCGACGGCGGATAAGATCAGTGCCCGGGTGAAGACCATCCTTCAGATGGCCGTTGTCCTGACCTACGGTGCCTCGCTGCCGGTCATCAAGATGGGCCGCATGGCCGGGCAGTTCGCCAAGCCGCGGTCATCGAACGACGAGACGCGCGCGGGCGTGACGCTCCCGGCGTACCGCGGGGACATGGTCAACGGATACGACTTCACGCCGGAGTCCCGTGAGCACAATCCGGCACGGATGGTCCGCGCGTACCATACGTCGGCTTCCACGCTGAACCTCATTCGGGCGTTCACTCAGGGAGGCTTTGCAGACCTCCGCCTGGTGCACCACTGGAACAAGGGCTTCACCGCCAACCCCGCACACTCGCGCTACGAATCGCTGGCCCGGGAGATTGACCGGGCCGTGCGGTTCATGGACGCCTGCGGCGCGGACTTCGAGGCGCTCAAGCGCGTGGAGTTCTTCGCCAGCCACGAAGCCTTGCTCCTGGACTATGAGCGTGCGCTGACCCGCATCGATTCCCGCACGGGAAAGCCGTATGACACCTCGGCGCACTTCCTGTGGATTGGCGAACGCACCCGTGACCTGGACTCCGCCCACGTGGAATTCCTGTCCAAGGTCCGCAATCCGATCGGCGTGAAGCTGGGCCCCAACACCAAGCCCGAGGACGCCCTTGCCCTGATCGACAAGCTGGATCCGGAACGCGAGCCGGGCCGCCTGACCTTCATCACACGCATGGGCGCCAAGAACATCCGGGAAAAACTGCCTCCCCTGGTGGAACGCGTTACGGCTTCCGGTGCACAGGTCCTGTGGGTCACCGATCCGATGCACGGCAACACGGTCACGTCACCCAACGGCTACAAGACCCGCAACTTCGACGACGTCATGGACGAGGTCCGGGGCTTCTTCGAGGTGCACAATTCCCTCGGCACCTTCCCGGGCGGCCTGCACGTGGAAATGACCGGCGATGACGTCGCCGAGTGCCTGGGCGGTGCCGATCCGATCGACCAGGAAGCGTTTGTGGAAGGTTATGAATCCGTCTGCGATCCGCGCCTGAACCACATGCAGTCACTGGAAATGGCGTTCCTCGTGGCCGGGGCGCTGTCCCGCCAGGGCTAG
- a CDS encoding alpha/beta hydrolase — MTSPPGPGAFSSEGHGANAATGVLLSHGFTGSPVSLAGWARHLQAQGYAVSLPLLPGHGTTWQELARTPWELWYDSYDRAYQQLQERTDRVVAAGLSMGGTLALRLAAHRPVAGVAVVNPGLTIDDPRARYSGLLKYVMRSVPAIANSIKLEGQDEGAYLRTPVGGVHQLMRLFRDTTAVLPRITAPVIAFRSTVDPVVPESSMDVLRRYLGSELEVVSLENSYHVATMDHDAPLIFDRSHQFIQRISAGAAA; from the coding sequence ATGACTTCCCCACCGGGCCCAGGCGCCTTTTCCAGCGAAGGCCACGGCGCCAACGCCGCAACCGGAGTGCTCCTGAGCCATGGCTTCACCGGCTCCCCGGTGAGCCTTGCCGGATGGGCCCGGCATCTTCAGGCGCAGGGGTATGCGGTGAGCCTGCCTCTGCTTCCCGGGCACGGCACCACATGGCAGGAGCTGGCAAGGACCCCCTGGGAGCTTTGGTATGACTCCTATGACCGGGCATACCAGCAGCTGCAGGAGCGCACCGACCGGGTGGTTGCCGCCGGGCTGTCCATGGGCGGAACGCTGGCGCTCCGCCTGGCCGCCCACCGGCCGGTGGCGGGGGTGGCCGTGGTGAATCCCGGGCTCACGATCGATGACCCGCGCGCACGGTACTCGGGACTGCTGAAGTACGTCATGCGCTCGGTGCCGGCCATTGCCAACAGCATCAAGCTGGAGGGCCAGGACGAAGGGGCATACCTGCGTACCCCGGTGGGCGGCGTGCATCAGCTAATGCGGCTGTTCAGGGACACGACGGCGGTGCTTCCGCGGATCACGGCGCCAGTCATCGCCTTCCGTTCCACTGTGGATCCGGTGGTTCCGGAGTCCAGCATGGATGTCCTGCGCAGGTACCTGGGCAGTGAACTGGAGGTGGTTTCGTTGGAAAACAGCTACCATGTGGCCACTATGGACCACGACGCACCCTTGATTTTTGACCGTTCCCATCAGTTCATCCAGAGGATCAGCGCAGGTGCTGCAGCATGA
- a CDS encoding ROK family glucokinase has protein sequence MEPFPARRPIRLPNRMRRRGLAIGIDIGGTKVAAGLVDGDGRVIAEARRSTPGQDPREVESVIVDLVRELSANHHVWSVGIGAAGWMDLAGSTVLFSPHLAWRNEPLRENLERLLRRRVYLVNDADGAAWAEWRFGAGLGQSRMVCVTLGTGIGGAMIMDGRLERGRFGVAGEFGHQIIMPSGQRCECGNRGCWEQYASGNALGREARELAAANSPVAQELLRAVDGDISAITGAVVTRMALEGDQASVELLDEVGQWLGLGLANLAAALDPGMFVVGGGLSAAGDLLLEPARRSFARNLTGRGFRPAARLELAALGPGAGMIGAADLSRIAARR, from the coding sequence ATGGAGCCTTTTCCCGCCCGCCGGCCCATCAGGCTGCCGAACCGGATGCGCCGGCGCGGATTGGCCATCGGCATCGACATTGGCGGCACCAAGGTGGCGGCCGGGCTGGTCGACGGCGACGGCCGGGTGATCGCCGAGGCCCGCCGCTCCACCCCCGGCCAGGATCCGCGCGAAGTGGAATCGGTCATTGTGGATCTCGTGCGCGAGCTTTCCGCCAACCACCATGTCTGGTCCGTGGGCATCGGCGCCGCCGGTTGGATGGACCTCGCGGGCAGCACCGTGCTGTTCAGCCCCCATCTGGCCTGGCGGAACGAGCCCCTGCGCGAGAACCTCGAGCGGCTGCTGCGCCGCCGCGTCTATCTGGTCAACGACGCCGACGGCGCCGCCTGGGCCGAGTGGCGTTTTGGTGCCGGCCTCGGCCAGAGCCGCATGGTGTGCGTGACCCTGGGCACGGGAATTGGCGGTGCCATGATCATGGACGGCCGGCTGGAGCGGGGAAGGTTCGGCGTGGCGGGGGAGTTTGGCCACCAGATCATCATGCCCTCCGGCCAGCGCTGCGAATGCGGCAACCGCGGCTGCTGGGAGCAGTACGCGTCCGGCAACGCCCTGGGCCGGGAAGCCCGGGAGCTTGCCGCCGCCAACTCCCCGGTGGCACAGGAACTGCTGCGGGCCGTGGACGGCGACATCAGCGCCATTACCGGTGCAGTGGTGACCCGGATGGCGCTGGAAGGCGATCAGGCGTCCGTGGAGCTGCTGGACGAAGTGGGGCAGTGGCTGGGACTTGGGCTGGCCAACCTGGCGGCCGCCCTGGATCCGGGAATGTTTGTTGTCGGCGGCGGCTTGAGCGCCGCCGGAGACCTGCTGCTGGAACCTGCGCGCAGGTCTTTCGCCCGGAACCTGACCGGCCGCGGCTTCCGGCCGGCGGCACGCCTTGAACTTGCCGCCCTGGGGCCGGGAGCCGGAATGATTGGTGCCGCGGACCTGTCGCGGATAGCTGCCCGGCGCTGA